The genomic DNA GTTTTTCCGCTACCAGCTCCAGATAACACCAATATATTTTGATCATTAGAAGTTACCGCTTCTTGCTGTTTATCATTTAGTTGATCAAGAATGTCATAAACATTCATAAAACAGATAACACATAGTAAATAATTGTTTATAGATATATGAATTCAACACAACTATTAACATTATAATAAATATGTTAATGATGTTAATTTTGAAATTTTCAAATGTGGTAACAGTGTTGCATCAATTGAATAAAATTGATTTAAGTTATATTGACTAATCCAACAAGCCTGCATCCCAGCATGTATTGCTCCTTTTATATCTGTATTCAAGTCATCTCCTACATGTAGGATATTTTTACAAGATATTCCAAAACGCTTAGAAGCTAAATAATACATATCTTTATAAGGTTTAGCGCGACCATTAATTCCAGCACGTAGTACATCTTGAAAATATTGTTGTAGTCCACAAGAAATAGGATTCGCATTGCCATTAGTGATTGCAATTAATGGCCATTTAGAACTTAATGCCGATAACACATTATGTGTACTAAGAGAAATATCGATTTTGTTGCGCCAATGTATAATAATTTCCATAGCGTAATCAGCGCCTAATTGTGCTTCATTTTTAGTTAATCCTGATTGTAATAAAATTATCTTTAAAGATTTCCAACGCCAATAATTTACGTCATGACAAATATTTGGTTCTATAAATTGAAGCATTTTACGCGATTGATAATAATCCCTATTTTGTATTTTAGATAATGCAGGATGATATTGTTGCAAAAACAATATTGACTTTTCTTCAGCCCGATTTATTACTGGATAATTATCGTATAATGTGTTATCTAAATCTAAAGTTATAGCATGAAAAGGCTGTAATGTACGGTAAACATGCATAATTTATACCTTTAATATCATTAAATTACAATCGTTATTTTTTCAATGAAATATTTATATCATCACTACATTATATTCATATAATGCATAAAAATTAAATACTAAATAAAGTTTCAATATAAAATGTGTGAGTTAAAAACAATAACATTATGGTAGATATATTGTATGTTTATAAATTAATGTATCCATCATATACATAAGATGTTGATCCAGACATATACAATGCATTATTTGCCCCTTTCCAATTTACTGATATAGTACCTCCAGGCAAGCTTACGTTTACTGATTCATATAATAACCCCTGTTGAATACCTACGGCGACTGCCGCGCAGGCGGCAGTTCCGCAAGATTGAGTTTCTCCCACACCGCGCTCATACACTCGTAATCGAATATTATTACAGTTAATAATTTGCATGAAACTTACATTGACTCGTTCTGGAAAACAATGATGATCTTCTAATGCCGATCCTAATGAAGTAACTTGGATATTTTCTATTTTTTCTACTAAAATAATACAATGAGGATTACCCATAGATACTACACCGCATAGTATTACTTGTGTAGGTAAAAATAAAATATAAGTTTTTTGATATTGTGATGTATAAAACGGAATAAGTTTTGGATCAAAAATAGGTGATCCCATATTAACAGATACGCGATTGTTACTCATAATAGATAGTATTATATGATTAGCGCGAGTACTAATATGAATGTTTTGTTTATTAGTTAATTTTTTTAAGCAGACAAATTGCGCAACACAACGTATACCATTACCACATTGACTTACTTCCGTTCCGTCCGCATTATAAATTCGACAATGAAAATCTATTGTTGGATCATAAGGAGGTTCTACTATTAACAATTGATCAAAGCCAACTCCATAATATCGATTTGATAAATATCTGATGTTTTCAGAAGTAAGATGTATATTTTGAGTGATAGCATCTATGATGACAAAGTCATTACCCAACCCGTTCATTTTGGTAAATCGCATACCTTCCTCGCATAACATCACGCATCACTGAGCTTTGTAAATGGTTTTAATGTTTTATTATACTCAACTATTATTGATTGTATTATATTTATTGCAACATCTGAAAGAAATGCAAATACCGTTGATTACATTGTAAAATAGAATACATAAAGAATTTTACTTATATCATAGCACAAAGAACAAGCTCATTCTTTTTAGAAAATATTTTTTTTGGATGA from Candidatus Blochmanniella camponoti includes the following:
- the yigB gene encoding 5-amino-6-(5-phospho-D-ribitylamino)uracil phosphatase YigB; protein product: MHVYRTLQPFHAITLDLDNTLYDNYPVINRAEEKSILFLQQYHPALSKIQNRDYYQSRKMLQFIEPNICHDVNYWRWKSLKIILLQSGLTKNEAQLGADYAMEIIIHWRNKIDISLSTHNVLSALSSKWPLIAITNGNANPISCGLQQYFQDVLRAGINGRAKPYKDMYYLASKRFGISCKNILHVGDDLNTDIKGAIHAGMQACWISQYNLNQFYSIDATLLPHLKISKLTSLTYLL
- the dapF gene encoding diaminopimelate epimerase, encoding MRFTKMNGLGNDFVIIDAITQNIHLTSENIRYLSNRYYGVGFDQLLIVEPPYDPTIDFHCRIYNADGTEVSQCGNGIRCVAQFVCLKKLTNKQNIHISTRANHIILSIMSNNRVSVNMGSPIFDPKLIPFYTSQYQKTYILFLPTQVILCGVVSMGNPHCIILVEKIENIQVTSLGSALEDHHCFPERVNVSFMQIINCNNIRLRVYERGVGETQSCGTAACAAVAVGIQQGLLYESVNVSLPGGTISVNWKGANNALYMSGSTSYVYDGYINL